The following are from one region of the Salvia hispanica cultivar TCC Black 2014 chromosome 1, UniMelb_Shisp_WGS_1.0, whole genome shotgun sequence genome:
- the LOC125195748 gene encoding uncharacterized protein LOC125195748 yields the protein MAKEKATSNPTSTAGDNTPEVQATAETRPPSPQQSQPMPTPQIPEMVPLDALAVYLMLHDPNKDWTATLAGFSLTGGMPAIPNPTPTKKPLQWQLHRRNPLTLFPYTNKQAEPLDVSPFSAYQDPNWGETEEKDSEGKASEGGEDKSEETPIAEAATQEAEREEIDLNEMARKQGLMTDNEFQSILGGGDRIVVNSEGVAEVLDLASQAVGGGETAMVADESEGVVHQPVEEVRKEQPEENDSKAERQKPKRVSQRCFGKWTSNKAGANTAADAVEISSEDERTTPTKPGEKPSTTSQKDAPMATRTSSSTQIDQKEEANKVAEGLDLTSKSVGQEEETNDDTSDCLVTEPTAQVEHSTLAGEENKEDESEDKYLQERKRKGKAPAKKKQVVKKQRTANTTIVI from the exons ATGGCAAAGGAGAAAGCAACCAGCAACCCAACATCTACCGCCGGTGACAACACCCCAGAAGTCCAAGCTACAGCGGAGACGCGGCCGCCGAGTCCACAACAATCACAGCCAATGCCGACGCCACAAATTCCGGAAATGGTTCCTTTAGACGCACTGGCGGTGTATCTAATGTTGCATGACCCAAACAAAGATTGGACAGCGACCCTGGCTGGATTTAGCCTGACCGGAGGAATGCCGGCGATACCAAACCCTACCCCAACT AAAAAACCTCTCCAATGGCAACTGCACCGTCGGAACCCTCTAACCCTTTTCCCATACACCAACAAACAAGCAGAACCACTCGACGTCAGCCCGTTTTCCGCCTATCAAGACCCCAATTGGGGAGAAACAGAGGAAAAAGACAGCGAAGGTAAGGCGAGCGAAGGAGGGGAGGATAAATCAGAGGAAACACCGATTGCAGAAGCCGCAACCCAAGAAGCAGAGAGGGAGGAGATAGATCTGAATGAAATGGCCAGGAAGCAAGGGCTAATGACAGATAATGAGTTCCAATCGATTTTGGGTGGGGGAGATAGGATAGTGGTAAATTCTGAAGGAGTGGCTGAGGTTCTTGACCTCGCATCCCAGGCAGTAGGAGGAGGGGAAACAGCCATGGTAGCGGATGAGTCAGAGGGGGTAGTCCACCAGCCAGTGGAGGAAGTGAGGAAAGAGCAACCCGAAGAA AACGACTCCAAGGCAGAAAGGCAGAAACCAAAGAGAGTGTCACAGAGATGCTTCGGAAAGTGGACGTCCAACAAGGCAGGAGCAAACACGGCAGCAGATGCAGTGGAGATCTCTAGTGAAGATGAGAGgactactcctacaaaacctgGGGAGAAACCCTCGACAACTAGCCAGAAGGACGCGCCAATGGCAACAAGGACGAGTTCGTCAACGCAAATTGACCAGAAGGAAGAGGCTAACAAGGTGGCTGAGGGTCTGGACCTCACATCGAAGTCAGTAGGTCAGGAGGAGGAAACAAACGACGATACCAGTGACTGCTTGGTGACCGAGCCTACTGCCCAAGTAGAGCATTCAACACTAGCAGGGGAGGAAAATAAGGAAGACGAAAGTGAAGACAAGTACCTCCAGGAGAGGAAGCGAAAGGGGAAGGCCCCTGCCAAGAAGAAGCAGGTCGTAAAGAAACAACGAACAGCTAACACCACCATAGTGATCTGA
- the LOC125201979 gene encoding cytochrome P450 71AU50-like: MASIWTVLIALVVAYAIKAFLRPKSKKKSPPGPKGLPILGHFHLLGSSPHRDLLNLARKHGPIMGIRFGFVPTVVVTSPSAAALILKSHDHVFASRPKNDAARYIGYDQKNLVTGPYGPYWRNMRKLCTSELLSSHRITHFQPMRNAEIALMIGGLKQANKAVDLSARISTLSGDMNCLMVFGRKYSDLEEIGFKSVISETMELAARFNLADYFPYVGALDLQGINRRLKHLSKVFDGIVEKILLSHVEKQKDKDDEDFVDTMMSILRSGSAGFEFGRTHVKAILLDLLIAGTDTSSTAIEWTMSELIRHPTVMKKLQKEIEAVVGLDGTVDESHLDKLDYLYMVLKETLRLHPVAPLLIPHESMEDCEVDGYHIPKKSQIIVNAWAIMRDPSIWPDPDAFKPERFLERDIDMRGQDFRLIPFGSGRRGCPGMLLALTVVRLVVAQLVHCFDWELPDGMAPDDLDMSEHFGIVTNRAKPLMAIPRYRLRI; the protein is encoded by the exons ATGGCCTCGATTTGGACAGTGCTAATAGCTTTAGTGGTTGCATATGCCATCAAGGCTTTTCTCCGCCcgaaaagcaagaaaaaaagCCCTCCCGGCCCGAAAGGCCTTCCCATTCTAGGGCATTTCCATCTACTCGGGAGCAGTCCCCACCGCGACCTTCTTAACCTAGCCCGAAAACACGGCCCGATAATGGGCATCCGCTTTGGCTTCGTCCCTACCGTGGTGGTCACCTCTCCCTCCGCGGCCGCCCTCATCCTGAAGAGCCATGATCACGTGTTTGCCAGCCGCCCCAAAAATGACGCTGCAAG GTATATTGGCTACGACCAGAAGAACCTGGTGACAGGCCCGTACGGGCCATACTGGCGCAACATGCGAAAGCTCTGCACGTCGGAGCTGCTGAGCAGCCACCGAATCACGCATTTCCAGCCCATGCGCAACGCGGAGATTGCGCTGATGATCGGGGGGCTCAAACAGGCCAACAAAGCGGTCGATCTAAGCGCGAGAATTTCCACTCTGAGTGGAGACATGAATTGCTTGATGGTGTTTGGGAGGAAATACTCGGATTTGGAGGAAATCGGGTTCAAATCCGTGATCTCGGAAACAATGGAGCTCGCAGCCCGATTCAATCTGGCCGATTATTTCCCTTACGTCGGCGCTCTTGATCTTCAGGGAATCAACCGCAGGTTGAAGCACCTTAGCAAGGTTTTTGACGGGATAGTCGAAAAAATCCTTCTCAGCCACGTCGAGAAGCAGAAAGACAAAGACGACGAGGATTTTGTCGATACCATGATGTCCATTCTTAGATCCGGCAGCGCTGGATTCGAGTTCGGTAGAACCCACGTCAAGGCCATTCTTCTG GACCTGCTTATTGCAGGGACGGACACGTCCTCAACCGCGATCGAGTGGACGATGTCAGAGCTGATAAGGCATCCAACGGTGATGAAGAAGCTACAGAAAGAAATTGAAGCAGTGGTGGGGCTGGACGGGACGGTGGACGAGTCGCACCTCGACAAACTCGATTACTTGTACATGGTGCTCAAGGAGACCCTCCGCCTCCACCCCGTGGCGCCACTGCTAATCCCCCACGAGTCGATGGAGGATTGCGAGGTCGATGGCTACCACATCCCTAAGAAATCTCAGATAATCGTGAACGCGTGGGCTATCATGAGAGATCCGAGCATCTGGCCCGACCCTGATGCCTTCAAACCCGAGAGGTTTTTGGAGAGAGATATAGACATGAGGGGGCAGGATTTCAGGCTCATACCGTTTGGTTCGGGCAGGAGGGGCTGCCCCGGGATGCTGCTGGCTCTTACGGTGGTCAGGCTGGTGGTGGCGCAGTTGGTGCATTGCTTCGATTGGGAGCTCCCCGATGGGATGGCGCCCGATGATCTTGACATGTCGGAGCATTTCGGTATAGTCACTAATAGAGCTAAGCCTCTCATGGCTATTCCCCGTTATCGCCTGCGCATCTGA
- the LOC125195754 gene encoding cytochrome P450 71AU50-like codes for MVEESHLTNSNTWTAWSRKSMRLHPVVPLLIPHESMEDCELQGFYIPKKSRVMVNAWAIGRDPDVWADPDSFTPERFIGSDIDLRGRHFQLIPFGSGRRGCPGLQLGLTVVKLVVAQLVHCFDWELPNGMKPSEIDMSEHFGLVTARAKHLMAIPTYRLHPQCYLHE; via the coding sequence TTGACAAACTCAAATACTTGGACTGCGTGGTCAAGGAAGTCCATGCGTCTCCATCCTGTGGTGCCCCTCTTAATCCCTCACGAATCCATGGAAGACTGTGAGCTCCAGGGTTTCTACATACCGAAGAAATCAAGAGTTATGGTGAACGCGTGGGCTATAGGAAGGGATCCTGATGTTTGGGCTGACCCGGACTCTTTTACACCGGAGAGGTTCATTGGAAGCGATATAGACCTGAGAGGCCGCCATTTCCAGCTCATACCCTTTGGTTCGGGTAGGAGGGGCTGCCCGGGGCTGCAACTAGGTCTGACCGTGGTGAAACTGGTGGTGGCGCAATTGGTGCATTGCTTTGATTGGGAGCTTCCAAATGGTATGAAGCCTAGTGAAATAGACATGTCTGAGCACTTTGGTTTGGTGACGGCTAGAGCTAAGCATCTCATGGCCATTCCTACTTATCGCCTACATCCTCAATGTTATTTGCACGAATAA